In Halapricum desulfuricans, a single window of DNA contains:
- a CDS encoding NADP-dependent oxidoreductase, which translates to MRDSNREWVFAQRPDGEPDMDSFELRAGDVPEPHHGELLVRVRYLSVDPYMRGRMRDAESYAEPWDVGDVMAGAVVGEVVESESDAYEAGDLVTGNGTWADYSVLDADSVAPVDPSVADLPAYLGVLGMPGRTAYFGLLEVGEPKPGDTVVVSGAAGAVGSVVGQIATLNGCRVVGFAGTDEKVEWLTEDLGFDAAINYKQVDDYRAALDDAASDGVDVYFDNVGGPITDAVFTRLNLDARVAVCGQIAHYNDEGVPTGPRKLPQLISVRAKVQGLLVGDYASRFEEASERLGEWVAAGEITHRESVVDGLENAPDAFLGLFAGDNIGKQVVAVSADGL; encoded by the coding sequence ATGCGTGACTCGAACCGCGAGTGGGTGTTCGCACAGCGCCCCGACGGCGAACCGGACATGGACAGCTTCGAACTCCGTGCGGGCGACGTCCCGGAGCCACACCACGGCGAGCTCCTGGTGCGCGTGCGCTACCTCTCGGTCGATCCCTACATGCGAGGCCGAATGCGCGACGCCGAGTCGTACGCCGAACCGTGGGACGTCGGCGACGTGATGGCGGGTGCCGTCGTCGGCGAGGTCGTCGAGAGCGAGAGCGACGCCTACGAAGCGGGCGACCTCGTGACCGGCAACGGGACGTGGGCGGACTACAGCGTCCTTGACGCCGATAGCGTCGCTCCCGTCGACCCGTCGGTCGCGGACCTGCCGGCGTATCTCGGCGTCCTCGGCATGCCCGGTCGGACCGCGTACTTCGGGCTGCTGGAGGTCGGCGAGCCCAAACCCGGAGACACCGTCGTCGTCTCGGGTGCCGCGGGCGCGGTCGGTTCCGTCGTCGGCCAGATCGCGACGCTCAACGGCTGTCGCGTCGTCGGGTTCGCGGGCACCGACGAGAAAGTCGAGTGGCTCACCGAGGACCTCGGCTTCGATGCCGCGATCAACTACAAACAGGTCGACGACTACCGGGCGGCACTCGACGATGCCGCGTCCGACGGCGTCGACGTCTACTTCGACAACGTCGGCGGCCCGATCACCGACGCCGTCTTCACGCGGCTGAATCTCGACGCCCGCGTCGCCGTCTGCGGACAGATCGCCCATTACAACGACGAGGGCGTCCCGACCGGGCCGCGGAAACTCCCCCAGCTCATCTCGGTGCGCGCGAAAGTTCAGGGGCTGCTCGTCGGCGACTACGCCTCCCGGTTCGAGGAGGCGAGCGAGCGACTCGGCGAGTGGGTCGCCGCCGGCGAGATCACTCATCGCGAGAGTGTCGTCGACGGGCTGGAAAACGCGCCCGACGCGTTCCTCGGACTCTTCGCCGGTGACAACATCGGCAAGCAAGTCGTCGCCGTCTCCGCGGACGGGCTCTGA
- a CDS encoding twitching motility protein PilT, whose amino-acid sequence MTDDDLPASPSVLNTTVLSNFAYIDQLWVVADLSGICTVPVVREELEHGVDDHPYLQRTLDTLDDEIPVATISDTVANRETVVGGHLDPGEAQAFALADAHDGRLLTDDGDARSFAKDQGVTVVGSVGVLLAAIDAGKIDEATADEWLSTWIDEIGYYVPYQTISEYR is encoded by the coding sequence ATGACAGATGACGACCTCCCAGCGAGCCCGAGCGTCCTGAACACGACTGTCCTCTCGAATTTTGCGTACATCGATCAACTGTGGGTAGTTGCTGACCTCTCTGGAATCTGTACGGTACCCGTCGTTCGTGAGGAACTCGAACACGGCGTTGATGACCACCCATATCTCCAGAGAACACTCGATACACTCGATGACGAAATCCCAGTCGCGACGATTTCGGATACTGTCGCAAACAGAGAAACCGTTGTTGGTGGGCATCTTGATCCCGGGGAAGCACAGGCATTTGCCCTCGCCGACGCACACGACGGTCGACTGCTCACAGACGACGGAGATGCCCGGTCGTTTGCGAAAGACCAGGGCGTGACCGTTGTCGGGTCGGTTGGCGTGCTGTTGGCTGCAATCGATGCTGGGAAGATCGATGAAGCCACTGCTGACGAGTGGCTGTCGACGTGGATCGATGAGATCGGCTACTATGTCCCGTATCAAACGATTTCGGAGTATCGATGA
- a CDS encoding AAA family ATPase has translation MRADEQQRSESPSEGVLLDQLEEVRERLLSFGRELGGDPEEVTDLPFTEEAGLSRMPEPLYVRHDTEMLNQVTAWLLGDQHIGLVSPYGTGKTAFREIVRRDLGKHDEYVLATLDNPREITPRKLYAALLDAAAGDGYGIDPDEYEQVREGVPWITEEAKDAVRAVVTEIRADGKTLLLLVDEIEVLPEELLSTLQVAGDMGVRLFLMGTPEGKRRVAELRGTLDSRLRYYEGIDPFEPSDIAEYIGRSLAYFRGEEYDGSFPDLFTREAIRDIHEVTEGNPREVRIECRELFIRAAFVWYRTGQSVDRIQITPELRERRFGMEY, from the coding sequence CTGCGGGCCGACGAGCAGCAGCGCTCGGAGTCGCCGTCCGAGGGGGTGTTGCTCGATCAGCTCGAGGAAGTCCGCGAGCGCCTGCTGTCGTTCGGGCGGGAACTGGGTGGCGACCCGGAGGAAGTGACGGATCTACCCTTTACCGAGGAGGCCGGGCTGTCGCGGATGCCTGAACCGCTGTACGTCCGCCACGACACTGAAATGCTCAACCAGGTTACCGCATGGCTGCTGGGCGACCAGCACATCGGGCTCGTCAGCCCCTACGGGACGGGCAAGACCGCCTTCCGGGAGATCGTCCGCCGGGACCTGGGCAAACACGACGAGTACGTCCTGGCGACGCTCGACAACCCCCGGGAGATCACGCCCCGGAAGCTGTACGCGGCGCTGCTGGACGCAGCCGCCGGGGACGGCTACGGGATCGATCCCGACGAGTACGAACAGGTGCGAGAAGGTGTCCCCTGGATCACTGAGGAGGCCAAAGACGCCGTCCGAGCGGTCGTCACGGAGATCAGGGCCGACGGGAAGACCCTGCTGTTGCTGGTCGACGAGATCGAGGTGCTACCCGAGGAATTACTCTCGACGCTGCAGGTCGCCGGCGACATGGGAGTGCGACTGTTCCTGATGGGCACGCCGGAGGGCAAGCGCCGGGTCGCCGAGTTGCGGGGAACGCTCGATTCGCGGCTTCGCTACTACGAGGGGATCGATCCGTTCGAGCCGTCCGACATCGCCGAGTACATCGGGCGATCGCTCGCGTACTTCCGGGGCGAGGAGTACGACGGGTCGTTTCCGGACCTGTTCACCCGCGAGGCGATCCGGGACATCCACGAGGTGACCGAGGGCAACCCCCGCGAGGTTCGCATCGAGTGTCGGGAGCTGTTCATCCGCGCGGCGTTCGTCTGGTATCGGACTGGACAGAGCGTCGACCGGATCCAAATCACGCCCGAACTCCGGGAGCGCCGGTTCGGCATGGAGTACTGA
- a CDS encoding serine hydrolase domain-containing protein, translating to MKSITESDHEQLRAAFDRQLAVGLHHGAQLAVYVDGELVVDFAGGTTGPEGEETTSETRHLLFSCTKPYAGVGLHQLIEDGKAEYDDPVVQHWPGFADPGTRKADITIRHVLSHTAGIPYGEFDEQAEKWSDWDAVVQAMEDIEPVFEPGEQPAYHTFNYGWLVGELIRRLSGQPVEEYVAEHVFDPLGMARTSIGLAPDADDVATLTGFEVFDRCCDPGEGLGIPASESAAAFNDEGVQSAVVPAATGIGTARDMARFYAAMANSGELDGTRLLEETTVAEATRTHAEADSDGTLSRPARYGLGFWTGGLANDMFGSLSRERMFGHAGLGSVFGWGDPELNVGFAYVTNGIREESWEHAARVAGLSDAVRLALLE from the coding sequence ATGAAATCGATCACCGAGAGCGATCACGAGCAACTCAGAGCAGCATTCGACCGTCAGCTCGCTGTCGGCCTGCATCACGGTGCGCAACTCGCGGTCTACGTCGACGGCGAGCTGGTCGTCGATTTCGCAGGCGGCACGACCGGACCCGAGGGCGAAGAGACGACCTCCGAAACCCGCCATCTGCTCTTCTCGTGCACGAAACCGTATGCAGGCGTCGGACTACATCAACTGATCGAGGACGGCAAAGCCGAGTATGACGACCCGGTCGTCCAGCACTGGCCCGGCTTCGCTGACCCCGGCACACGGAAAGCCGATATCACGATTCGGCACGTCCTCAGTCATACGGCTGGCATCCCCTACGGCGAATTTGACGAGCAAGCCGAGAAGTGGAGCGACTGGGACGCGGTCGTCCAGGCCATGGAAGACATCGAACCGGTGTTCGAGCCGGGCGAGCAGCCGGCCTACCACACGTTCAACTACGGCTGGCTCGTCGGCGAACTCATCCGTCGCCTTAGCGGACAGCCCGTCGAGGAATACGTCGCCGAGCACGTCTTCGATCCGCTGGGGATGGCGCGGACGTCGATCGGGCTTGCGCCCGATGCAGACGACGTCGCCACGCTCACCGGGTTCGAGGTGTTCGACCGCTGCTGTGATCCGGGCGAAGGTCTCGGTATTCCGGCATCCGAATCGGCAGCTGCGTTCAACGACGAGGGCGTCCAGAGCGCCGTGGTCCCGGCTGCGACCGGGATCGGGACCGCCCGCGACATGGCGCGGTTCTACGCCGCTATGGCCAACAGTGGCGAACTCGACGGGACTCGCCTCCTGGAGGAGACGACCGTTGCGGAGGCGACGCGGACGCACGCCGAAGCTGACTCGGACGGCACGCTCTCGCGGCCGGCACGCTACGGCCTCGGGTTCTGGACCGGCGGCCTGGCAAACGACATGTTCGGGTCGCTCAGCCGCGAACGCATGTTCGGTCACGCCGGTCTCGGCAGCGTCTTCGGATGGGGTGATCCGGAACTGAACGTCGGGTTCGCCTACGTGACCAACGGCATCCGCGAGGAATCCTGGGAACACGCCGCCCGCGTCGCCGGGCTGTCCGACGCTGTGCGGCTCGCACTCCTGGAGTAG
- a CDS encoding Hsp20/alpha crystallin family protein, protein MPSKSDPFDDIERMFDRLSEQFSNVDPVEFGGRLSGPAVDLRDEGDDLVAVVDLPGYDTEDIDVTLPDERTLRITAEREREVEAHEEGVYVRSERSHEAVERSIRLPDPITEDGTSAAYENGVLTVTLRKQHPDDEGRSIPVE, encoded by the coding sequence ATGCCATCTAAATCAGATCCTTTCGACGACATCGAGCGGATGTTCGACCGACTGAGCGAGCAGTTTTCGAACGTCGATCCGGTCGAGTTCGGCGGTCGGCTCTCGGGGCCGGCGGTCGATCTCCGGGACGAGGGCGACGACCTGGTCGCCGTCGTCGACCTGCCCGGCTACGACACCGAGGACATCGACGTGACGCTGCCCGACGAGCGGACGCTGCGAATCACCGCCGAGCGCGAACGCGAGGTCGAAGCACACGAGGAAGGCGTCTACGTCCGGAGCGAGCGATCCCACGAGGCCGTCGAGCGGTCGATCCGGCTGCCCGATCCGATCACCGAAGACGGCACCAGCGCGGCCTACGAGAACGGCGTGCTGACCGTCACGCTCCGAAAACAACACCCCGACGACGAGGGGCGGTCGATCCCGGTCGAGTAA
- a CDS encoding KH domain-containing protein has product MQHVKIPQDRIGVLIGEGGETMREIESRAEVRLDIDSESGAVKVESVGDPVTALKGPDIVKAIGRGFAPEDALALLEDELMLFDVIDIGEVARNKKDLKRIKGRLIGENGRTRELMEELSGASVAIYGSTFGMIGDPEQVEAAREAAEMIIEGAPHGSVYSFLERKHNEMKQRGMDYHQFTG; this is encoded by the coding sequence ATGCAACACGTGAAGATTCCGCAGGACCGGATCGGCGTTCTCATCGGCGAGGGTGGTGAGACGATGCGTGAGATCGAGTCCCGGGCGGAGGTCCGTCTGGACATTGACAGCGAGAGCGGCGCGGTCAAAGTCGAGTCGGTGGGCGATCCCGTGACGGCACTGAAAGGCCCGGATATCGTGAAGGCGATCGGGCGCGGGTTCGCGCCCGAGGACGCGCTGGCGCTGCTGGAAGACGAACTGATGCTGTTCGATGTGATCGACATCGGCGAGGTTGCTCGCAACAAGAAGGACCTCAAGCGGATCAAGGGGCGACTCATCGGGGAGAACGGACGGACGCGAGAGTTGATGGAGGAGCTGTCCGGCGCGTCGGTCGCGATCTACGGGTCGACGTTCGGGATGATCGGCGATCCCGAACAGGTCGAGGCTGCCCGCGAAGCCGCCGAGATGATCATCGAGGGCGCACCGCACGGATCGGTCTACTCGTTCCTCGAACGCAAGCACAACGAGATGAAACAGCGCGGGATGGACTACCACCAGTTCACCGGGTGA
- a CDS encoding bifunctional N(6)-L-threonylcarbamoyladenine synthase/serine/threonine protein kinase has product MARSRPLRILGIEGTAWAASAAVFETTDPTRRTDDERVEIYTDAYEPDSGGIHPREAAEHMHESIPEVVAQARETAREWADERGGDDAIDAVAFSRGPGLGPCLRIVATAARATAQRFDVPLVGVNHMVAHLEIGRHRSEFASPVCLNASGANAHVLGYRNGRYRVLGETMDTGVGNAIDKFTRHLGWSHPGGPKVEARAKDGEFLDLPYVVKGMDFSFSGIMSAAKQAVDSGEAVEDVCFGLQEHVFAMLTEVSERALSLTGSGQLVLGGGVAQNERLREMLASMCEQRGAEFYAPEPRFLRDNAGMIAVLGAKMYEAGDTIAIEDSRIDSNFRPDQVPVTWREEEDWTADGDSVRLGTSSRDDSVRLGSDSRDDSVRLGNDSRNKSAHVDALQGAEATVTIEDGTVTKRRNPRAYRHERLDSRLRRERTRLEARLTSQARRVGVPTPILEDVDPERGLLVFERVGDADLRDDPAERHVRAVARHLATIHDAGFVHGDPTTRNVRIERAASDDRRYLIDFGLGYFTDDPEDYAMDLHVFDQSLTGTADNSESLIAAARGAYRTASSAPEPVLDSLREIEGRGRYQ; this is encoded by the coding sequence ATGGCCCGCAGTCGACCGCTTCGGATCCTCGGGATCGAAGGCACGGCCTGGGCAGCCTCGGCTGCGGTCTTCGAGACGACCGATCCGACCCGTCGGACCGACGACGAGCGCGTCGAGATCTACACCGACGCCTACGAACCCGACAGCGGCGGGATCCATCCCCGCGAGGCCGCCGAGCACATGCACGAGTCGATCCCCGAGGTGGTCGCTCAGGCGCGGGAGACCGCCCGCGAGTGGGCCGACGAGCGCGGCGGGGACGACGCCATTGACGCCGTCGCCTTCTCGCGTGGCCCGGGACTTGGGCCCTGCCTGCGGATCGTCGCCACCGCAGCTCGCGCGACGGCTCAGCGCTTCGACGTTCCACTCGTGGGCGTCAACCACATGGTCGCCCATCTGGAGATCGGCCGCCACCGCTCGGAGTTTGCCTCGCCGGTGTGTCTGAACGCTTCCGGCGCGAACGCCCACGTCCTGGGCTATCGCAACGGCCGCTATCGCGTGCTCGGCGAGACGATGGACACCGGCGTCGGCAACGCCATCGACAAGTTCACCCGCCACCTCGGATGGTCCCATCCCGGCGGTCCGAAGGTCGAAGCGCGCGCGAAAGACGGCGAGTTCCTCGACCTGCCGTACGTCGTCAAGGGGATGGACTTCTCGTTTTCGGGGATCATGAGCGCAGCCAAACAGGCCGTCGACAGCGGCGAAGCGGTCGAGGACGTCTGTTTCGGCCTGCAGGAGCACGTGTTTGCGATGCTGACGGAGGTGAGCGAGCGAGCGCTGTCGCTGACCGGCAGCGGCCAGCTCGTCCTCGGCGGCGGGGTCGCCCAGAACGAGCGACTCCGGGAGATGCTGGCGTCGATGTGCGAACAGCGCGGGGCCGAGTTCTACGCCCCAGAACCCCGATTTCTCCGGGATAACGCCGGGATGATCGCCGTGCTCGGCGCGAAGATGTACGAGGCCGGCGACACGATCGCGATCGAAGACTCCCGAATCGATTCGAACTTCCGGCCCGATCAGGTACCGGTCACCTGGCGCGAGGAGGAAGATTGGACCGCAGATGGGGATAGTGTTCGGCTCGGCACTAGCAGCCGAGACGATAGTGTTCGGCTCGGCAGCGACAGCCGAGACGATAGTGTTCGGCTCGGCAACGACAGCCGAAATAAGAGCGCCCACGTAGACGCCCTGCAGGGGGCGGAAGCGACCGTCACGATCGAGGACGGGACCGTCACCAAGCGGCGGAACCCGCGGGCCTATCGCCACGAGCGCCTCGACTCGCGCCTGCGCCGCGAGCGCACCCGTCTCGAGGCCAGGCTCACCAGTCAGGCCCGCCGCGTGGGCGTCCCGACACCGATCCTCGAGGACGTCGACCCCGAGCGGGGGCTGCTCGTCTTCGAGCGCGTCGGCGACGCCGACCTGCGGGACGACCCGGCCGAGCGCCACGTGCGGGCCGTCGCCCGGCACCTCGCGACGATTCACGACGCCGGGTTCGTCCACGGCGATCCAACCACGCGCAACGTCCGGATCGAACGCGCGGCGAGCGACGACCGTCGCTATCTCATCGACTTCGGCCTGGGGTATTTCACCGACGATCCCGAGGACTACGCGATGGACCTGCACGTCTTCGACCAGTCGCTGACCGGGACCGCCGACAACAGCGAGTCGCTGATCGCGGCCGCCCGCGGGGCCTACCGGACGGCCAGTTCGGCACCTGAGCCCGTCCTCGACAGTCTCCGGGAGATCGAGGGGCGCGGCCGGTATCAGTGA
- a CDS encoding UPF0175 family protein has protein sequence MTRITGSYPDDLDLLIEGAVEAGVFGGKSDALREFVREYFEDHENERIAAAVALYERERITLGDAARLADVDRWTMREILREHGVELRLGLADEDDAAYEGEAARELDFDDADSRAK, from the coding sequence ATGACGCGAATCACCGGTTCTTACCCAGATGACCTCGACCTCCTCATCGAGGGTGCTGTTGAGGCTGGTGTGTTCGGGGGCAAGAGCGACGCGTTGCGCGAATTTGTGCGTGAATACTTCGAGGACCACGAGAACGAACGGATTGCAGCTGCGGTCGCCCTCTACGAACGCGAGCGGATCACACTCGGTGATGCTGCGAGACTCGCTGATGTCGACCGCTGGACGATGCGTGAGATCCTCCGTGAGCACGGCGTTGAACTCCGCCTCGGACTCGCTGACGAAGACGATGCAGCCTACGAGGGAGAAGCAGCACGCGAACTCGACTTCGACGATGCGGACTCACGTGCGAAATGA
- a CDS encoding Rid family detoxifying hydrolase, translated as MRRIVNTDDAPAAVGAYSQATETDDLVFTAGQIPLTPEGDLLDHTAIDVQTEQALENVEAILEAAGSSMDDVLKVTVYLTDIEQFEAMNDIYETFFEAEPPARSAVEVAGLPKDVDVEIEAVATK; from the coding sequence ATGCGCCGCATTGTCAATACGGACGACGCCCCGGCCGCGGTCGGAGCCTACAGTCAGGCGACAGAGACGGACGACCTCGTGTTCACGGCGGGGCAGATCCCGCTGACGCCGGAGGGGGACCTCCTCGATCACACCGCGATCGACGTCCAGACCGAACAGGCTCTGGAGAACGTCGAGGCGATCCTCGAGGCGGCAGGTTCGAGCATGGACGACGTGCTGAAAGTCACGGTCTACCTGACCGACATCGAGCAGTTCGAGGCGATGAACGACATCTACGAGACGTTCTTCGAGGCGGAGCCGCCGGCGAGAAGCGCCGTCGAGGTCGCCGGCCTGCCGAAAGACGTCGACGTCGAGATCGAGGCCGTGGCGACGAAGTAG
- a CDS encoding MFS transporter — MSGDRHRGTLAVILASATLTVMAGAIIGPVVRQIQLGVGVSESLAGLIITTHGALIVVVSPIAGTIVDRVGPRRPYVFGLFLYGIGGGAGVFVDSFVPLLLSRVVLGVGVAFVYTGITVLLYTLYEGQRMDRALGLRSSANSAGAAVWPLVGGALGTLSWQAPFAVYLVAIPLGLAAIAAIPETGHGGRPDDDRSRLERLQAFFGVFRRVPSIPAVYLLYFGANLLLYAIVVFYPQLLAELGVTSTGLVGLYLAVNGAAGGVSAVLYDRLLGALDRHALVLGAFALWIGGLGAAVVVSTRLTAFVPVVMFGLGLGLVFPSSFAWIESLAPPDRQGSLSSYLASAGYLGQFAAPVVFGAVLGVAEIRGVFAAATLAALAAFAALGLALARRGRSAAGAA; from the coding sequence ATGAGTGGTGACCGACACCGCGGGACGCTCGCGGTGATCCTCGCTTCCGCGACGCTGACAGTGATGGCGGGGGCGATCATCGGGCCGGTCGTCCGCCAGATCCAGCTCGGCGTGGGCGTCTCGGAGTCGCTGGCCGGTCTGATCATCACGACGCACGGCGCGCTGATCGTCGTCGTCAGCCCGATCGCAGGAACGATCGTCGATCGCGTCGGGCCGCGTCGCCCCTACGTGTTCGGGCTGTTTCTGTACGGGATCGGCGGCGGAGCCGGCGTGTTCGTCGACTCGTTCGTCCCCTTGCTCCTCTCGCGGGTCGTCCTCGGGGTCGGCGTGGCCTTCGTCTACACTGGTATCACGGTGTTGCTCTATACGCTCTACGAGGGCCAGCGGATGGATCGGGCGCTGGGACTGCGCAGTAGCGCTAACAGCGCCGGCGCGGCCGTGTGGCCGCTGGTCGGGGGCGCGCTGGGGACCCTCTCCTGGCAGGCACCCTTCGCCGTCTACCTCGTCGCGATCCCGCTGGGGCTGGCCGCGATCGCGGCGATCCCCGAGACCGGCCACGGCGGGCGACCGGACGACGACCGGAGCCGTCTGGAGCGCCTGCAAGCCTTCTTCGGCGTGTTCCGGAGGGTTCCGTCGATCCCGGCGGTGTATCTCCTGTACTTCGGCGCGAACCTCCTGCTGTACGCGATCGTCGTGTTCTACCCGCAACTGCTGGCTGAACTCGGCGTCACCTCCACCGGACTCGTCGGGCTCTATCTGGCGGTCAACGGCGCGGCCGGCGGCGTCTCGGCGGTGCTGTACGACCGACTGTTGGGAGCTCTCGACCGGCATGCCCTCGTGCTCGGTGCGTTCGCGCTGTGGATCGGCGGTCTCGGCGCAGCGGTCGTCGTCTCGACGCGGCTGACCGCGTTCGTCCCGGTCGTCATGTTCGGCCTCGGACTCGGGCTGGTGTTCCCGTCGTCGTTCGCGTGGATCGAGTCGCTCGCGCCGCCGGACCGGCAGGGCAGTCTCAGTTCGTATCTCGCCTCGGCGGGGTATCTCGGGCAGTTCGCCGCGCCGGTCGTGTTCGGTGCCGTGCTCGGGGTGGCAGAGATCCGAGGCGTGTTCGCCGCTGCGACGCTAGCGGCGCTCGCGGCGTTCGCGGCGCTCGGACTCGCACTGGCCCGTCGCGGGCGATCCGCCGCTGGCGCGGCGTGA
- the pheA gene encoding prephenate dehydratase produces MQTLTLGPSGTYSHRAAQSVSEDIEFTESVTEIVQAVANGAYDRGVIPIENSIEGSVTESLDALAEYDIAVVREIITPIRHALLARGESFETVASHAQALAQCRGYLEEQYPDVELEAVASTARGVERAREDDSVAAIAHPDNAGDLETLATDIQDKTSNATRFLAIAGADERSPAGGKTSIVIYPNSDYPGLLLELLKPFAERDINLSRLESRPSGERLGDYVFHVDFQAGLYEDRTQAALEEIETLAENGWVRRLGSYDTEHVVS; encoded by the coding sequence ATGCAGACGCTCACGCTGGGGCCGAGCGGGACCTACTCACACCGGGCGGCACAGTCGGTCTCCGAAGATATCGAGTTCACCGAATCGGTGACGGAAATCGTCCAGGCGGTCGCAAACGGCGCGTACGATCGCGGGGTGATCCCCATCGAGAACAGCATCGAGGGCAGCGTCACCGAGAGCCTGGACGCGCTGGCCGAGTACGACATCGCGGTCGTCAGAGAGATCATCACCCCGATCCGCCACGCGCTGCTGGCCCGGGGGGAGTCGTTCGAGACCGTCGCCAGTCACGCCCAGGCGCTGGCTCAGTGTCGGGGCTACCTTGAGGAGCAGTATCCCGACGTCGAACTCGAGGCGGTCGCTTCGACCGCCCGCGGGGTCGAACGCGCCCGCGAGGACGACTCGGTGGCTGCGATCGCTCATCCCGATAACGCGGGCGACCTGGAGACGCTCGCGACTGACATCCAAGACAAGACGTCCAACGCGACGCGGTTTCTGGCCATCGCCGGGGCCGACGAGCGCTCGCCGGCCGGCGGCAAGACCTCGATCGTTATCTACCCGAACTCCGACTATCCCGGGCTCTTGCTGGAACTGCTGAAACCGTTCGCGGAGCGCGATATCAACCTCTCGCGGCTGGAATCACGACCGAGCGGGGAGCGCCTCGGCGACTACGTCTTCCACGTCGACTTCCAGGCCGGCCTCTACGAGGACCGCACGCAGGCCGCCCTCGAAGAGATCGAGACCCTCGCCGAGAACGGTTGGGTCCGCCGGCTCGGCTCGTACGATACCGAACACGTCGTCTCGTAG